The Fusarium falciforme chromosome 7, complete sequence genome window below encodes:
- a CDS encoding Glutaminase, with the protein MKSPIPDYLNQVLENARPIEDGKPASYIETLAKADTSKIAVALAMVDGQLYSAGDDQVEFSIQSISKSFVYALAIEDAGLDRVLEKIGVEPSGDAFNSLSLERGSNRPMNPMINAGAITAHSLIVGPHATAEQRTDRILKALSRLAGRQLHVCEEVYEAEMRNADRNMGIGYMLKAAGIITCDPQEAVKGYIRQCAINVNVRDLAMMAATLCNAGIHPETGETIIPQTSVRQILSVMTTCGMYDAAGDWVSRIGIPAKSGVAGGIIGALPGQMGIAVFSPKLDGRGNSVRGVAICEQLSRDMGLHMMDVSQIAQATLRTSVATIVAGEREPHHANCNREVIIFSLRGVVRFAGSERLTRAITRELGQPNPDDPGSGRSRHACAIVFSFRDVFSFNAVAQRIIQADVYRLLVDGKSVVIIDPSGVLTIDTERAGKKLRIVETETEARNFIGGTGCHTVTKTDEW; encoded by the coding sequence ATGAAGTCCCCTATTCCCGACTACCTCAACCAAGTGCTTGAAAACGCACGCCCGATCGAAGATGGCAAACCAGCCAGCTACATTGAGACactggccaaggccgacaCGTCCAAAATCGCCGTGGCTCTTGCTATGGTAGATGGCCAACTGTACTCAGCTGGAGATGACCAAGTCGAGTTTTCCATTCAGTCAATCTCCAAATCCTTTGTCTACGCACTTGCAATTGAGGATGCGGGCCTGGATCGAGTTCTGGAAAAGATTGGCGTCGAGCCTTCGGGTGATGCCTTCAACAGTCTGTCCCTTGAGCGTGGCAGCAATCGACCCATGAATCCCATGATCAACGCTGGGGCGATTACTGCACATTCTCTTATCGTGGGACCCCATGCCACAGCTGAACAGAGAACAGACCGCATCTTGAAAGCCCTCTCGAGATTAGCAGGTCGACAACTGCATGTGTGCGAGGAGGTTTAcgaggccgagatgagaAATGCTGATCGCAACATGGGAATCGGCTACATGCTCAAGGCGGCAGGTATCATCACCTGTGACCCCCAAGAGGCCGTCAAAGGATACATTCGCCAATGTGCCATCAATGTCAACGTGCGTGACCtagccatgatggcggcaaCTCTCTGCAACGCCGGCATACACCCAGAGACTGGCGAAACCATCATTCCCCAAACAAGCGTCCGCCAGATTCTCTCCGTCATGACCACGTGTGGTATGTACGATGCCGCGGGAGACTGGGTCTCGAGAATTGGAATACCAGCGAAAAGCGGTGTGGCTGGGGGCATCATTGGGGCCCTGCCAGGTCAGATGGGCATTGCTGTCTTCTCGCCCAAGCTTGATGGGCGCGGCAATAGTGTTCGCGGTGTTGCCATTTGCGAGCAATTGTCCCGTGACATGGGTCTGCACATGATGGACGTGAGCCAGATTGCACAGGCGACCTTGCGGACATCTGTGGCAACCATTGTTGCCGGTGAAAGGGAGCCCCATCACGCAAACTGCAACAGGGAAGTAATCATCTTCAGCCTACGAGGCGTCGTTCGTTTTGCAGGCTCGGAGCGCTTGACCCGCGCCATCACGCGCGAACTTGGTCAACCCAATCCAGATGATCCCGGTTCTGGGCGTTCCCGCCATGCCTGTGCCATTGTCTTTTCATTCCGGGATGTCTTTTCATTCAATGCGGTGGCCCAGCGGATCATTCAAGCAGATGTCTACAGACTACTGGTTGATGGCAAGAGTGTGGTGATCATTGATCCCTCGGGGGTCTTGACCATAGACACTGAGCGCGCGGGGAAGAAGTTGAGAATTGTAGAGACAGAGACAGAAGCAAGGAATTTCATCGGGGGAACCGGTTGTCATACAGTAACCAAGACCGATGAATGGTAA
- a CDS encoding MHYT domain-containing protein, protein MDPPHQGLFCLLSRETFFIMSSVDQYLGHVVPQSYNAGFIALSYLVSLVGAASTLELINRRTGSRGFFNHLLLVSSAITMGGISIWCMHFIGNRAIDLANHERDLQVAYSSGFTAVSFFVPIVVLLAAFVAIGTNNHISWWRIMIGSILCGAAICGMHYLGNSSIKNYTCIYRPAFIVGAAIIAVFASIIALSLFFVFRGVWAHSWWKRSLSAFILAGAVSGMHWCAVVGTRYRLVNIQTKNNEPSRIATVIVVICLSLGACLILAGSAVLRARKMKKSALRAQQITLGTAIFDKHGRILVDPDGLMPSVAITDSFLEKNSREGFSNTHPIFHWLFQASRNWSGISTLLDGMKHHLLQLPHSGGEKSGIQLINEHGEMIKDYDAIFRELFCVAALTLSEQLGEHITSMGVLWDDVLSTGAYRARVMPRLRRPRSPISDSESTAKEEDQVGVDAAEKGFPGYQTECGRGSLMLLVHQVHTGRDAERLTSAGFRFAELHQVSNLIQASMQIQSSDFEKTLRGLATYAGQDKQQSSGSYIGLFAIRARVDSRGFQVLVHKGARHVLPSERLHTGSMDKWQVDFLRQFQGIPVSSLVPRLFDDDVAPASSNEKAFARQVGETIKSLRTSIKDPLFEQAVLSPTVVHLPGHESQAEAVMITLRLVVPIHSVLSSPDSEFVPLSILKMHQASDGWHQEFTRGVHREFGSLIQSRRANTSEQGRRSRAFNFWPFASLKTSSTGNLKRNPMMALTKNPSSPGSARSSSTVNLCPPSSTSRPRSVDTVDELNKPKSQDDWRAAPPSYGGILVFKEVTVNVDKSEGGRGDGKSQDTMVIETSDGLHTASMSSIELQPMTNIGTDAHIGSQDTGNVNGNMSNTVTFVDILFAEAVGSSL, encoded by the exons ATGGACCCTCCTCACCAGGGG CTCTTTTGTTTGCTGAGCCGAGAGACATTCTTCATCATGTCATCCGTTGACCAATACCTAGGGCATGTCGTCCCTCAGAGCTACAATGCTGGATTCATAGCTCTCAGTTACCTGGTCAGCCTCGTCGGGGCGGCATCGACACTCGAGCTGATCAACCGCCGGACCGGATCGAGAGGGTTCTTCAACCA CTTGCTCTTGGTCAGTtcagccatcaccatgggCGGTATATCGATCTGGTGCATG CATTTTATCGGGAACCGAGCCATCGACCTGGCCAACCACGAACGCGACTTGCAAGTAGCATACTCTAGTGGCTTTACTGCCGTCTCCTTTTTCGTCCCGATCGTTGTCCTCTTGGCCGCCTTTGTCGCCATTGGTACGAATAATCATATCTCCTGGTGGAGAATCATGATAGGAAGTATTCTCTGTGGTGCTGCTATCTGTGGCATGCACTACCTCGGAAACTCGTCCATCAAGAATTACACATGTATATATCGGCCAGCATTCATCGTTGGCGCAGCTATCATCGCCGTGTTCGCCAGCATTATTGCCCTGTCTCTGTTCTTCGTATTTCGAGGAGTATGGGCTCATTCGTGGTGGAAGCGATCCTTGTCGGCCTTTATTCTCGCCGGAGCAGTGTCAGGAATGCATTGGTGCGCGGTCGTCGGGACCCGGTACCGGCTTGTCAACATACAGACCAAGAATAACGAACCCTCGAGGATTGCAACTGTCATTGTCGTCATCTGTCTG TCACTTGGTGCGTGTCTCATCCTTGCCGGCTCCGCCGTTCTTCGTGCtcggaagatgaagaagtcgGCTCTCCGAGCTCAGCAAATAACATTGGGCACTGCAATCTTTGATAAGCATGGGAGGATTCTGGTTGATCCTGACGGTCTTATGCCCAGTGTGGCCATCACAGACTCGTTCTTGGAGAAG AATAGTAGGGAGGGTTTCAGCAACACACATCCCATTTTCCACTGGCTTTTTCAGGCCTCACGAAACTGGAGCGGAATTTCAACTCTCTTGGACGGCATGAAGCaccatcttctccagctACCGCACTCTGGTGGCGAAAAGAGCGGCATTCAATTGATCAACGAGCACGGCGAGATGATCAAAGATTATGATGCCATCTTCCGCGAACTTTTCTGTGTAGCTGCTCTGACCCTCTCTGAGCAGTTAGGTGAGCACATCACCTCAATGGGAGTTCTCTGGGATGACGTCCTGTCTACTGGAGCATACCGGGCGAGAGTTATGCCGAGACTCAGACGACCACGGAGTCCCATCTCAGACAGCGAAAGTacggccaaggaagaagaccAGGTCGGTGTCGATGCGGCCGAAAAGGGGTTTCCGGGTTACCAAACAGAATGCGGACGCGGATCACTGATGCTCTTGGTGCATCAGGTTCATACAGGCCGTGACGCCGAGAGGTTAACATCGGCCGGTTTCCGGTTCGCCGAACTGCATCAAGTGAGCAACTTGATCCAAGCCAGCATGCAGATCCAGTCTAGTGATTTTGAGAAAACACTACGGGGTCTGGCAACGTACGCCGGCCAGGACAAACAACAGTCCTCTGGATCGTACATCGGGCTGTTTGCCATTCGCGCCCGGGTTGATTCTCGTGGCTTTCAGGTGCTGGTTCACAAGGGGGCTAGGCATGTCCTCCCCTCCGAGCGTCTGCACACGGGAAGTATGGACAAGTGGCAAGTGGATTTCTTGAGACAATTCCAAGGAATACCAGTTTCAAGTCTTGTCCCCAGGCTCTTTGACGACGACGTGGCTCCTGCATCCTCGAATGAAAAGGCATTTGCCAGACAAGTGGGTGAAACCATTAAATCTCTGCGCACGTCCATCAAAGATCCTTTATTTGAGCAGGCAGTGCTCTCCCCGACAGTCGTGCACCTACCAGGCCACGAGAGCCAGGCCGAGGCGGTCATGATAACTTTGCGACTGGTGGTTCCTATCCATTCGGTCCTATCGAGCCCCGACTCCGAATTTGTGCCTCTGAGCATCTTGAAGATGCACCAGGCTTCCGACGGCTGGCATCAAGAGTTTACCCGAGGCGTGCACCGCGAGTTCGGGTCTCTGATCCAATCTCGTCGTGCGAATACTAGTGAACAGGGTCGTCGATCACGAGCATTCAACTTCTGGCCGTTCGCATCTTTGAAGACTTCTTCAACAGGAAATTTGAAGAGAAATCCGATGATGGCACTCACAAAGAATCCAAGCTCACCAGGGTCGGCACGATCCAGCTCAACCGTCAATCTATGCCCacccagcagcaccagccgGCCAAGATCAGTTGACACAGTGGATGAGCTCAACAAGCCCAAGTCCCAGGATGACTGGCGAGCGGCACCGCCATCTTATGGAGGTATCCTGGTATTCAAGGAGGTGACAGTCAACGTTGACAAGAGTGAAGGAGGCCGTGGAGATGGAAAAAGTCAGGATACGATGGTTATTGAGACGTCAGATGGGCTTCACACTGCATCAATGTCAAGCATCGAGCTGCAACCGATGACCAATATAGGTACTGATGCTCATATCGGGTCGCAGGATACTGGAAATGTGAATGGGAACATGTCTAACACTGTGACATTTGTTGATATCTTGTTTGCGGAAGCAGTTGGGAGtagtttatag
- a CDS encoding Carboxypeptidase encodes MHWKTTLFTVFGLASLCQGASIDQYKPAHSQYYNSKSAPYYVSPSGIPEVSFDVGESYAGLMPANPKLTGINDPKFFFWFFPTVNPSGKDDVVIWFNGGPGCSSLEGRSASLTQENGPFSWKYGTYKPMPNAWSWHKLANVIWVEYPIGTGFSSGHVTAKNNAETAAQFLTFWKTLVDTFGLHNKKIYVTGESYAGVYVPYVGAAMLDKKDKTYFDVHGALYYDPVMPYSDKLAFDHASFPGFFRHWESVFAIPDKNKKILDKNNKDCGLDAYLDSHLTYPPPKMPWKPVQVQGCDIIANFDHIKTVINPCFNVYHVLDTCPVLWDILGFPSVEYTPPGATLFFNIPGVRKAIHAPSAPKEWASCSGPVFIDNNDNYDPVEHEKKLQTLIEKTGNVLIGSGVADYIIQPNATALAVQALKWNGKQGFQKPPKDEFVLPSITNNDKNVPNWSGGSVQGSVHSERGFTLATVKTSGHMVPQYAPAAAFRQLEFILGRAKSLSEPEPFSVNISTSFNWPY; translated from the exons ATGCACTGGAAGACAACCCTTTTCACCGTCTTCGGCCTGGCAAGCCTCTGCCAAGGTGCCTCTATTGATCAATACAAACCGGCGCATTCCCAGTACTACAACTCAAAGTCGGCTC CCTACTATGTATCTCCCAGCGGCATCCCTGAAGTCTCCTTCGATGTCGGCGAAAGCTATGCTGGCTTGATGCCCGCAAACCCAAAACTAACAGGCATCAACGACCCGAAATTCTTCTTCTGGTTCTTCCCAACCGTCAATCCCAGTGGCAAGGATGATGTAGTCATCTGGTTCAACGGAGGACCCGGGTGCTCGTCTCTGGAAGGCAGGTCTGCAA GCCTCACGCAAGAGAACGGACCCTTCTCCTGGAAGTATGGAACCTACAAGCCCATGCCCAATGCTTGGTCATGGCACAAACTAGCCAATGTCATCTG GGTGGAATATCCTATCGGCACAGGCTTTTCAAGTGGTCACGTCACCGCCAAGAACAACGCAGAAACCGCAGCTCAATTCCTCACCTTCTGGAAGACCCTGGTTGACACGTTTGGTCTTCATAACAAGAAGATTTACGTAACAGGCGAAAGCTACGCTGGCGTTTACGTACCATATGTGGGCGCGGCCATGctggacaagaaggacaagacgtACTTTGACGTGCACGGCGCTTTGTACTACGACCCTGTGATGCCGTACTCTGACAAGCTGGCCTTCGACCATGCGTCGTTCCCAGGTTTCTTCCGCCATTGGGAAAGTGTCTTTGCCATTCCGGATAAGAATAAGAAGATTCTCGACAAAAACAACAAGGACTGTGGGCTTGATGCGTACTTGGACTCTCATCTAACCTACCCTCCGCCCAAGATGCCCTGGAAGCCCGTACAAGTCCAGGGATGcgacatcatcgccaacttTGACCACATCAAAACCGTTATAAACCCTTGTTTCAACGTCTACCATGTCCTGGACACATGCCCCGTACTGTGGGATATTCTTGGATTTCCCTCTGTTGAATACACTCCTCCTGGCGCAACATTATTCTTCAACATTCCTGGTGTTCGCAAGGCCATCCATGCCCCTTCAGCGCCCAAGGAGTGGGCGTCTTGTTCAGGCCCGGTATTTATCGACAACAACGATAACTACGATCCGGTCGAGCATGAGAAGAAGCTTCAGACACTTATCGAGAAGACAGGCAATGTCCTCATTGGATCTGGCGTTGCGGACTATATTATCCAGCCAAACGCGACGGCACTGGCAGTCCAGGCACTCAAGTGGAACGGCAAACAAGGCTTCCAGAAGCCTCCCAAGGATGAGTTTGTGCTTCCTTCAATCACAAATAATGACAAGAACGTGCCCAATTGGTCGGGCGGTAGTGTTCAGGGTTCAGTTCATTCTGAGAGAGGATTCACGCTTGCAACGGTCAAGACGAGTGGACACATGGTACCACAATATGCTCCTGCAGCTGCTTTCAGGCAGTTGGAGTTTATCCTCGGGCGAGCAAAGTCGTTGTCGGAGCCAGAGCCGTTTTCTGTCAATATTTCCACGTCCTTCAACTGGCCGTATTAA
- a CDS encoding F-box domain-containing protein yields the protein MMRRDIDDGVYNSLSWACYFGNVAIGRRCLEMGASPDAAFLLDPDQCLLPFQKKPNWPDTYERGLTGYSYEVTVHPTRKLGGIPIFYQSECSSCSALSLATRRDHVGMVKLLLSYGAKVIERRRPDTEPDDFPTRHLSEWHGFQGAGENYSHEAVISHVRSIEAAEALLGAGAAKHINHTGVDGYTPLETLLSSCSIYSNSLQPGLTETQLHALVELFLKNGAQTARVNRNTGCMTGALATGYLSIVKLILEQSPGVMDAQHRQVLNLVVSTSDLFDYGDRCPIDRDRLFGALLDAGVSPNTFLDDAGPLLHTTLQLGRYRAAQMLLDRGADPNFTNASTVSPITKVLCQCAGPTDFENEFIIPLVRAGADIDQPSLRPGGFTPLMFAASDMVSDRIFLDLLALGADRGAVRRLSLEYPPTSVVQCLLLGSPPTNFDWDGIEHNSSLQAILQPLHNDHEAEATTDSFWWDRRCAKFTSLFANTESPGFYTPDGRHYLHWAIDNLYYTNLEWAVDMLLPTYLANLRPSDDECPFWSLFSVTRVEKYLAFGTLYQTLRIAEKLVNQGISPKDTEAGETILHRVCRLYQGMPDRAVLEKALSLGHRLDFGGDLTDRAREWTDQLHAKMSDRFTSTTRSWTRVPKPKHLGRYMNCRLRIIAFIVEIFMKQGVDLYSEDRGGKTAFEGITDDRILEWIPKELRDLEKEAEIKSKRVISPSNHVPVATPSPPISCEMGVEDQGNALQI from the coding sequence ATGATGCGGCGAGACATTGATGACGGGGTATACAACTCTCTATCCTGGGCCTGCTACTTTGGAAACGTGGCCATCGGGAGACGGTGTTTGGAGATGGGTGCTTCCCCAGATGCCGCCTTTCTCCTCGATCCGGACCAGTGTCTTCTTCCCTTCCAGAAAAAACCAAATTGGCCCGACACATACGAGCGTGGTTTGACCGGCTACTCCTACGAAGTCACAGTCCATCCAACCAGGAAACTCGGCGGCATCCCGATATTCTATCAGTCCGAGTGCTCATCCTGCAGTGCCCTCAGCCTGGCGACCAGGAGAGATCATGTTGGAATGGTCAAGCTCCTGCTCAGCTACGGCGCCAAAGTTATCGAGAGACGTCGCCCAGATACCGAGCCAGATGACTTCCCTACCCGCCATCTATCTGAGTGGCATGGATTCCAGGGGGCAGGCGAAAACTACTCCCACGAGGCCGTCATAAGCCATGTCCGATCTATCGAGGCGGCAGAGGCCCTGCTGGGAGCCGGCGCGGCAAAGCATATCAACCATACAGGCGTAGACGGATATACGCCGCTGGAGACACTTCTCTCCTCCTGTAGTATATACAGTAACAGCCTCCAGCCCGGTTTAACGGAAACCCAGCTTCATGCGCTCGTAGAGCTGTTTCTCAAGAATGGAGCGCAGACGGCCCGGGTGAACCGAAACACCGGCTGTATGACCGGCGCCCTTGCCACCGGTTACCTGAGCATTGTCAAACTCATCCTCGAACAATCCCCGGGTGTGATGGACGCGCAACACAGACAGGTCCTTAACCTAGTGGTGAGCACTAGTGATCTTTTCGACTATGGAGATCGCTGTCCCATCGACCGTGACAGACTTTTTGGTGCATTACTTGATGCTGGCGTTTCCCCAAACACATTTCTTGATGATGCCGGGCCTCTCTTGCACACCACTCTCCAACTCGGTAGATATCGGGCAGCTCAAATGCTTCTGGACAGAGGGGCCGATCCAAACTTCACCAATGCCTCAACCGTCAGCCCTATAACGAAGGTCCTATGTCAATGTGCGGGCCCAACTGACTTTGAAAACGAGTTCATCATTCCCCTTGTGCGAGCCGGCGCTGATATCGACCAGCCCTCTCTACGCCCTGGGGGGTTCACCCCCTTGATGTTTGCAGCTTCCGACATGGTTTCGGACAGGATATTCCTggacctccttgcccttggtgcTGACCGCGGAGCCGTTCGTCGGCTTTCTCTAGAGTATCCTCCAACGTCGGTTGTCCAGTGCCTGCTGCTGGGATCCCCCCCAACAAACTTCGACTGGGATGGCATCGAGCACAACAGCTCCCTTCAGGCGATTCTTCAGCCACTACACAATGACCACGAGGCTGAGGCCACCACCGACTCATTCTGGTGGGATCGACGCTGCGCCAAATTTACCTCTCTTTTTGCCAATACAGAGTCTCCAGGGTTTTACACACCTGACGGACGGCACTATCTCCACTGGGCCATCGATAACCTCTACTACACGAACCTGGAATGGGCGGTAGACATGCTTCTCCCAACCTATCTTGCGAATCTACGGCCTTCAGACGACGAATGCCCTTTTTGGAGTCTCTTTAGCGTCACAAGAGTCGAGAAGTACCTTGCCTTTGGTACTTTGTATCAGACGCTCCGCATCGCAGAGAAGCTGGTCAACCAGGGTATATCTCCGAAAGACACCGAGGCAGGCGAGACGATTCTCCACCGGGTGTGCCGCCTCTACCAGGGCATGCCCGACCGCGCGGTTCTGGAAAAGGCACTCAGCCTCGGGCACCGTCTCGACTTTGGCGGAGACCTGACGGACAGAGCCAGAGAGTGGACCGACCAGCTGCACGCAAAGATGAGTGACAGGTTCACCTCGACAACGCGCAGCTGGACGCGTGTGCCTAAGCCGAAGCACCTAGGCCGGTACATGAACTGTCGGCTTCGCATTATCGCCTTCATCGTTGAGATATTTATGAAACAGGGCGTCGATCTGTATTCTGAGGATAGGGGTGGCAAAACGGCTTTCGAGGGTATCACAGATGACCGGATATTGGAATGGATTCCGAAGGAGCTGAGAgacttggagaaggaggcagAAATCAAGTCTAAGAGGGTCATCTCCCCCTCGAACCATGTACCAGTCGCGACCCCGAGTCCCCCCATAAGTTGTGAGATGGGAGTGGAAGACCAAGGGAATGCTCTTCAAATTTAG
- a CDS encoding SurE domain-containing protein, whose product MRLPSVLAATALLFASSSQAINILLNNDDGFGSGNLRELYRILKEQDHNVWIVAPATKQSGKGGTSEFTTEGNLTGPSHYDLIPAGAPSVGSDPKDSQIWYYNGTPAACTFVALDYVLPRYADFKVPDLVVTGPNFGTNLGGFVWTLSGTAGAAYAATHRGIPAIAISASNQEIPYFELTNRTNPATWAAEISANFVEKFIGTAPKRGPLLPIGYGVNLNLPLLTDNDHDPEFVQTRFTGNAHVNEAVLDPKKGTFTWANIKPYAAGVNACINGNCSLPGETYIVENGQASVSLYTVDHTAPSTSYTQSLMKRVASVISAA is encoded by the exons ATGCGTCTTCCATCAGTTCTCGCCGCAACGGCTTTGCTCTTCGCCTCCTCGTCGCAGGCGATCAATATCCTGCTGAACAACGATGATGGATTTGGCTCGGGAAACTTGCGCGAGCTCTATCGGATCCTCAAGGAACAGGATCACAACG TCTGGATTGTTGCCCCCGCGACAAAGCAGAGTGGCAAGGGCGGAACCTCTGAGTTTACGACCGAAGGAAACCTGACTGGGCCATCGCATTACGACTTGATCCCTGCGGGAGCCCCCTCT GTCGGAAGTGATCCCAAAGACAGTCAGATCTGGTACTACAACGGTACACCTGCGGCCTGCACCTTCGTTGCGCTTGACTATGTACTCCCGCGGTATGCCGATTTCAAGGTTCCTGACCTAGTCGTCACGGGCCCTAACTTTGGAACCAACCTGGGTGGTTTTGTGTGGACTCTGTCGGGCACTGCTGGTGCTGC ATACGCTGCCACCCACCGCGGAATCCCTGCCATTGCCATATCCGCGAGCAACCAGGAGATTCCATATTTCGAGCTAACTAACCGCACGAACCCCGCTACCTGGGCTGCCGAAATCTCTGCAAATTTCGTTGAAAAGTTCATTGGCACGGCGCCTAAACGCGGCCCCCTGCTGCCCATTGGCTATGGTGTCAACCTCAATCTTCCCCTCTTAACCGACAACGACCATGACCCAGAGTTTGTACAAACTAGGTTTACTGGAAACGCGCACGTCAATGAGGCCGTGCTTGATCCCAAAAAGGGAACCTTCACCTGGGCGAATATCAAACCATATGCTGCCGGCGTGAACGCTTGCATCAACGGCAACTGCTCGCTGCCCGGTGAGACCTATATTGTCGAGAATGGTCAGGCTTCAGTGTCACTTTACACCGTTGACCACACTGCCCCTAGTACTTCATACACACAGTCTCTTATGAAGAGGGTGGCGTCCGTGATATCGGCTGCTTGA